The following coding sequences lie in one Yamadazyma tenuis chromosome 3, complete sequence genomic window:
- a CDS encoding uncharacterized protein (EggNog:ENOG503NZE0; COG:D) encodes MNQLLRELQQCSELPVQQQLHKYEGIFNVDPQSNPRIREIYKESYASIKDIDKRVDQANLFDNDWLAFNEVVISFIKLSNQLNPYSLLESFDLYGKFLEDVSTAFSHYNKGWLLKDLVKSSVKYIFSMANKLDFQLYYKGYCSTPRLSWLASILLKVFNNIRSQTNEENTQKSSIIIFIGSNLCSIYFKIDNPLLCRNVFSNINTLNLSSSKFPKNEILSYRFYLSKFYLIKNQLIDSYQHLTWCLSHCPIIPNHPNIIKILKLLLPISILIGKKPNFKFIKSTYLSKSLPKFILIYQKLSREVSSGNIFRFNQVVSNNRKYFKSLGLLLTIESKGTVLLVRNLFKKVWIILGKPLKLEYDILIASLKCAGFDIQTDDLIIENLLVSLIDQNLLKGKIFPRLRVASLARDNVFPPVDEIGFIRFGNGNGQTLNPNDTWLTK; translated from the coding sequence ATGAATCAACTTCTAAGGGAGCTACAACAATGTTCAGAGCTCCCAGTGCAGCAACAACTCCACAAGTATGAAGGGATATTCAACGTGGACCCTCAATCAAATCCTCGTATACGGGAAATATATAAAGAGTCTTATGCCAGTATAAAAGACATAGATAAGCGAGTGGATCAAGCCAATCTCTTCGATAATGATTGGTTAGCATTTAATGAAGTAGTCATAAGTTTCATTAAGCTTTCTAATCAACTCAATCCTTATTCATTGCTTGAACTGTTTGATTTATATGGAAAGTTCTTGGAAGATGTTTCTACTGCATTTTCTCATTATAACAAAGGTTGGCTACTTAAAGATCTTGTCAAATCCTCCGTCAAGTATATTTTTCTGatggccaacaagttggacttTCAATTGTATTATAAGGGGTATTGTTCGACTCCAAGACTATCTTGGTTGGCCTCGATCCTCTTAAAGGTCTTCAATAATATAAGGTCTCAGACAAATGAAGAGAATACCCAGAAGTCAAGTATCATTATATTTATCGGTTCGAACCTTTGTCTGATTTACTTCAAGATTGACAACCCATTGCTTTGCAGGAATGTCTTCAGTAACATCAACACTTTGAACCTCAGTTCTAGCAAGTTTCCCAAGAATGAAATCTTAAGTTACCGGTTTTACTTATCAAAGTTctacttgatcaaaaatcAATTAATCGACAGTTATCAGCACTTGACGTGGTGCTTGCTGCATTGTCCAATTATCCCTAATCACCctaatatcatcaagattttgaaattaTTGTTACCCATTAGTATATTGATAGGAAAGAAACCTAACTTCAAATTCATTAAGAGCACATATCTATCGAAGAGTTTACCCAAATTCATCCTTATTTACCAAAAGCTTTCCAGGGAAGTCTCTTCGGGTAACATCTTTAGGTTCAACCAGGTTGTTTCCAATAACAGAAAATACTTCAAGTCGCTTGGCTTACTTTTAACTATCGAAAGCAAGGGAACTGTTTTATTAGTCAggaatttgttcaaaaagGTCTGGATCATCCTTGGAAAGCCCCTAAAATTAGAGTATGACATTTTGATAGCTCTGTTAAAGTGTGCTGGTTTCGACATACAGACAGATGACCTTATAATCGAAAATTTACTTGTTTCCCTAATAGATCAGAATCTTCTCAAGGGAAAGATTTTCCCCAGATTAAGAGTAGCTTCACTTGCCAGAGATAACGTATTCCCCCCAGTCGATGAAATCGGATTTATTCGTTTCGGAAATGGTAATGGGCAAACTTTGAATCCTAATGATACTTGGTTAACCAAATGA
- the FRE8 gene encoding putative ferric reductase transmembrane component 8 (COG:P,Q; EggNog:ENOG503NYF7) — translation MEYLANSYFHYPASKSRDYVHLRQDTTNKYGNLTWVVLVTFLIGVTGVNTLVKRGFYIHSHVRILRWLYTKFSNRGGAAEMFRRVIFSFHYHLSTIVQLTFWLIILSSLSLSELYDGDLIFLTKRLGKIATNSLPTILFLTLRPSPLPNTLYLALIPVHKWLSRFIILQSVVHTIIYLGYFNTQNSWNKAWKVENLYGWLALFGFLIILVTSLSKFRNYFYKVFYFFHYLCTWVIVIALQYHVRPVKCTPFTIANLVIMVFQIVNRVLMTRRSQMGDLRITDVSPNLIYIEFPNKLITKPSLTPASHIRLAKYSDNAWRRIYQNLIPNYHPYTLVSLPNDFTQKLIIKKGKFKFTDQKYLITGGYDANLLFIHNNTDKFQISKLKVDTKRVLIVVGGSAISFALPILRVMNYHGVPVKIVWVVRDYRDIAVLKYFDGYVHGDDFEIFVTGSETVEEPNGTRSYGTCNTSLGAPRIIDPRRDETESLLDHTVTSRWEDENVDISMIEESEEEVQDDDCCKDSQKGSTIEGSDIFEDFNDVEVIEDDIMSDLSRTHSTRTTTSSGTNEHFIPRTRSINDINRGHLDRYRETIERLNISNKIYKGRPKLNYRYYNWCLHEGFTQCSGPVSLGGGMVCCRDLPRNNVSDADASKVWVLSAGPIGLVTNVKIWAKENGLKFHEEAFYT, via the coding sequence ATGGAGTATTTAGCTAACAGCTATTTCCATTATCCTGCTTCCAAATCCAGAGACTACGTTCATTTACGACAGgataccaccaacaaatatGGAAACTTAACTTGGGTTGTTCTCGTGACGTTTCTAATAGGCGTGACGGGAGTTAATACTCTTGTGAAGAGAGGCTTCTACATCCACAGTCATGTCAGGATTCTCAGGTGGTTGTACACTAAATTTAGTAATCGTGGAGGAGCTGCAGAGATGTTTAGGAGAGTCATTTTCAGCTTTCATTACCATTTATCAACTATCGTCCAGTTGACGTTTTGGCTCATTATATTGAGCAGCCTTTCTTTAAGTGAGTTATATGATGGCgatttgatctttttgaCAAAGCGGTTGGGTAAAATTGCAACCAACTCCCTCCCTACAATCCTTTTCTTAACCTTGAGACCCAGTCCTTTGCCGAATACCTTATATTTGGCTCTTATTCCAGTTCACAAATGGTTGAGCAGATTCATTATCCTCCAATCGGTAGTTCACACCATTATTTATTTGGGATATTTTAATACTCAAAATTCTTGGAACAAAGCATGGAAGGTTGAAAATCTTTACGGCTGGCTTGCTCTTTTCGGGTTTCTTATTATTCTTGTCACATCTTTGAGTAAGTTCAGAAACTACTTTTACAAAGTGTTTTATTTTTTCCATTATTTGTGTACTTGGGTCATTGTTATAGCATTACAATACCATGTGAGACCAGTCAAATGCACTCCTTTCACTAttgccaacttggtgataatggTGTTCCAAATTGTCAATCGAGTCCTAATGACAAGACGCTCACAGATGGGCGACCTAAGAATCACAGATGTGTCACCTAACTTGATTTACATCGAGTTCCCGAATAAGCTCATTACTAAACCATCCTTAACTCCCGCTTCTCATATTAGATTGGCTAAATATTCAGATAATGCTTGGAGAAGAATCTACCAAAATCTCATCCCTAATTATCATCCTTATACTTTAGTATCCTTGCCTAATGATTTCACTCAAAAGCTAATCATCAAAAAGGGTAAGTTCAAATTCACGGATCAAAAATATCTTATAACTGGAGGATATGATGCTaacttgttgttcattCATAATAATACCGATAAGTTTCAAATTTCCAAATTGAAGGTCGACACCAAAAGAGTCTTGATTGTGGTAGGGGGCTCTGCTATCTCATTTGCGTTACCAATATTAAGAGTGATGAACTATCATGGAGTTCCAGTGAAGATTGTTTGGGTTGTTCGGGACTACAGGGATATCGCTGTTTTGAAGTACTTTGATGGATACGTCCATGGTGACGATTTTGAGATATTTGTCACGGGTTCTGAaactgttgaagaacccAATGGTACAAGAAGCTATGGAACTTGCAACACCTCACTTGGGGCTCCACGCATCATTGATCCACGAAGAGATGAGACGGAGTCATTATTAGACCACACCGTCACTAGCCGTTGGGAAGACGAAAATGTGGATATTTCAATGATCGAAGAATCCGAAGAGGAAGTACAAGATGATGATTGTTGTAAAGATAGTCAAAAGGGATCAACCATAGAAGGCAGCGATATCTTCGAAGATTTTaatgatgttgaagttattgaagatgatatcATGTCAGATTTATCACGTACCCACTCGACgagaacaacaacatcatctGGAACCAATGAACACTTCATTCCTCGAACAAGATCTATTAATGATATCAATCGTGGACATCTCGATAGATATAGGGAGACCATCGAAAGATTGAATATTTCCAACAAGATCTATAAAGGTAGACCCAAGTTGAATTACCGGTACTACAACTGGTGCCTTCACGAAGGGTTCACACAATGCAGTGGTCCTGTGAGTTTGGGAGGTGGAATGGTGTGTTGCAGAGACTTGCCCAGAAACAATGTCAGCGATGCCGATGCTTCCAAGGTGTGGGTACTTTCAGCCGGCCCCATCGGTCTTGTGACCAACGTTAAGATTTGGGCCAAAGAGAACGGACTCAAGTTTCACGAAGAAGCTTTCTACACATAA
- the ASK10 gene encoding transcriptional activator (COG:S; EggNog:ENOG503NY09), protein MTFVKEDILPSTNPLSPFYNNLPSQSSRPIDELVTYFKNYKTLIKNLLHYFKEIALVKEFESNLNHQLLSSYSSYSTKSSTQSPPSSNATTPAELSKRPNLFKTKSNSNYNFLKSGGNGSGNLVNTINHAIMSHHQTLYSLNLKHYKELSSKLIPKSESLLRNLSVKIKEIKSSLKNDSFVNDSILREISKTGALLKAYTSSVEAYNTSNILLDNDDEDDEDGLGDPLGTTVKHEDPFLLKLRLNYQLKNQLIKENYLFAAFVNLQNISKDLLTYVLKDLTQILDKFEKMNTGKTLDFNINLNSNQEWESFIMGNPSFLNVHGPSTLNPKREIRHFKNIVTPYANSVHNKCIRFGIIYKKSKLLKNYNRYYYLLTCNFLHEFRIETNGSQGPLQGGAVTSDKSKTKLAGFISHNDIPSKSFNLNNYKIVVKNEKSFKFNLVKLSSGKQSSFKCNNATDFTNWVTDLTDLLQFEADNISRFEFVQRKLATRTEMKVANLSPSSSAISTPSGTNISKPLHANANANANSTLNLPNISNMSINDSASQPSLQGVFTPQIRTPSSSGSDRNPFDTSFTNFGNATSPHSNSNSNPTSPGLSTTQHEDYLRLQQEHLKQQQMLIDLKLREAEKIRRAESPKPSSDDQSSNPHIQIHHSPGASQGLTHGHSNSVDSLSSTNLLSNLDLSFKGVASHSSIHSLGNNLIPRTGSNTSIVSMESVKSANPSKINAFLQQNENLVPKFFVTDETDKE, encoded by the coding sequence ATGACGTTTGTGAAGGAAGACATTCTCCCATCCACAAATCCTCTATCTCCGTTTTACAACAATCTTCCTAGCCAAAGTTCCCGCCCTATAGATGAGCTTGTGACCTACTTCAAGAATTATaagactttgatcaaaaatcTTCTCCATTATTTCAAAGAGATAGCCTTGGTAAAGGAATTTGAAAGTAATTTAAATCATCAATTATTGAGCTCCTATAGTAGTTACTCAACAAAGTCTTCCACCCAGTCTCCTCCTTCATCCAATGCAACTACGCCTGCTGAATTGTCAAAGCGAcccaatctcttcaaaacGAAATCGAATTCCAATtacaatttcttgaagtccGGAGGAAACGGCAGTGGGAACTTGGTGAATACTATTAACCATGCCATTATGagccaccaccaaacatTGTACCTGTTGAACCTCAAACATTATAAGGAATTGCTGTCTAAACTCATACCCAAGCTGGAGAGTCTTCTTAGGAATTTATCTGtgaaaatcaaagaaataaAACTGAGTCTTAAGAATGATAGTTTTGTTAATGATTCCATATTAAGGGAGATAAGCAAAACAGGAGCCCTTCTAAAGGCCTATACTCTGTCAGTTGAGGCATACAACACTAGTAATATTCTCcttgataatgatgatgaagatgatgaagatggtcTTGGAGATCCTTTAGGAACCACCGTTAAACATGAGGACCcttttttgttgaagttgagatTAAACTATCAGTTAAAAAATCAACTTATCAAGGAGAACTACTTATTTGCTGCTTTTGTGAACTTACAAAATATTTCAAAAGACTTATTAACTTATGTCTTAAAAGATTTGACCCAAATCCTTGACAAATTCGAAAAAATGAATACTGGCAAAACACTTGATTTCAATATTAACTTGAATTCGAATCAAGAATGGGAAAGTTTCATTATGGGAAACCCTAGTTTTTTGAATGTTCATGGGCCCTCGACCCTTAACCCCAAAAGAGAGATAAGACACTTCAAAAATATTGTAACTCCTTATGCCAATTCCGTTCATAACAAATGCATTAGATTTGGAATTATTTACAAAAAGTCaaaacttttgaagaattaCAACCGTTACTACTACTTGTTGACGTGCAATTTTTTGCATGAATTCAGGATAGAAACAAATGGTTCTCAGGGCCCACTTCAAGGAGGGGCAGTCACTAGTGATAAATCAAAAACCAAATTGGCAGGGTTTATAAGCCACAATGATATTCCTCTGAAATCATTCAATCTTAACAACTACAAAATTGTCGTGAAGAATGAAAAAAgcttcaaattcaatttaGTGAAGTTAAGTAGTGGGAAACAGTCAAGTTTCAAGTGTAATAATGCTACAGACTTTACGAATTGGGTCACTGATTTAACTGATTTGTTACAATTTGAGGCAGACAACATTTCCAGATTTGAGTTCGTACAACGGAAGTTAGCAACAAGAACCGAAATGAAGGTTGCTAACTTATCTCCTTCATCATCGGCTATAAGTACTCCAAGTGGTACTAATATCTCCAAACCCCTTCATGCTAATGCTAATGCTAATGCGAATTCAACTCTTAATTTGCCCAACATTCTGAATATGAGTATTAACGACCTGGCATCTCAACCTTCACTTCAAGGAGTATTTACCCCCCAGATTAGGACCCCATCAAGTTCAGGTTCTGATAGAAATCCATTTGACACATCCTTTACCAATTTTGGTAATGCTACAAGTCCACACTCCAATTCAAATTCCAATCCTACTTCTCCAGGACTTTCCACTACTCAACATGAGGATTACCTAAGACTTCAGCAAGAACATTTGAAGCAACAGCAGATgttgattgacttgaaaTTGAGGGAAGCAGAAAAGATAAGACGAGCTGAAAGTCCCAAACCATCTTCCGATGACCAAAGTTCAAATCCTCATATCCAAATTCATCATTCTCCCGGTGCCCTGCAGGGATTAACTCATGGTCATTCTAACTCTGTTGATTCGCTTTCAAGCACTAATCTcttatccaacttggatttAAGCTTCAAAGGTGTTGCTTCTCACAGTAGTATTCACAGTTTGGGAAACAATTTAATACCGCGAACTGGCTCTAATACTAGTATTGTCTCTATGGAGTCTGTGAAGTCAGCAAACCCTTCTAAGATCAATgcatttttgcagcaaaaCGAAAATTTAGTTCCTAAGTTTTTTGTGACTGACGAGACTGACAAAGAATGA
- the SEN54 gene encoding tRNA-splicing endonuclease subunit sen54 (BUSCO:EOG09263AZP; COG:J; EggNog:ENOG503NYW2) — translation MDIEDDDFTFNNILLDQADEVLDYRFLTQSLPKTGEKDFEPDGSAFQSNKIEDSKELMYSMLSQELKAHERQVVEGIFLPWEGQTLIVTIRGNYFRDIGRNIPFKNKSAVLLNKIETLYLVERGTLIVYLGNDKFRSYLDGLINSFSFRDLDPLNLQYVYGLLTSFEIEKYQVFAYLKRLGYLVQDYRHFVVQILPDEHHWLSPWRISWFGSSNRDLLGVNIKSIHYQTYSQILKKLSIIPSYAPYESLKENFNDSEFQIHYNVWKPRPAFSKKLPPTPDFQICITKAFPQLHDIRHLFNQLNHTALNIDFEDLEMRTKDHKLKHGTGRTIVLAIINNGVSFVNLSETQFSLTHKNKITGYVH, via the coding sequence ATGGATATAGAAGATGACGATTTTactttcaacaatatctTGTTGGATCAAGCCGATGAGGTTCTAGACTACCGGTTTTTAACTCAGCTGCTACCGAAGACTGGAGAAAAAGACTTTGAGCCTGATGGTTCTGCTTTCCAATCCAATAAGATCGAGGACTCTAAAGAATTAATGTATCTGATGTTGCTGCAAGAATTGAAAGCACACGAAAGGCAGGTGGTGGAAGGTATATTTTTGCCCTGGGAAGGTCAGACCCTTATTGTCACTATCAGAGGGAATTATTTTCGAGATATAGGAAGAAACATTCCTTTTAAGAATAAGAGTGCAGTCTTGCTCAATAAGATTGAGACTCTTTACTTGGTCGAAAGAGGTACACTTATTGTATATTTGGGGAACGATAAGTTTCGAAGCTACTTAGATGGGCTCATTAATTCGTTTAGTTTTCGGGACTTGGATCCCCTTAATTTGCAGTACGTTTATGGTCTTCTAACATCTTTTGAAATCGAGAAATATCAAGTGTTTGCTTACTTGAAGCGTTTGGGATATTTGGTTCAAGATTATAGACATTTTGTGGTCCAAATCCTTCCTGATGAACATCACTGGTTGTCTCCGTGGAGGATCAGCTGGtttggttcttcaaataGAGACTTATTGGGTGTGAATATCAAGTCCATTCACTATCAGACCTACTCtcaaatcttgaaaaaattgtCCATAATACCCTCTTATGCTCCATACGAGAGCTTAAAAGAGAATTTCAATGACTCAGaatttcaaattcattaTAATGTTTGGAAACCAAGGCCTGCCTTCAGTAAGAAATTGCCTCCAACCCCTGACTTTCAAATTTGCATAACTAAAGCATTCCCCCAATTGCATGACATCCGTCATTTATTCAATCAATTGAACCATACAGCATTGaacattgattttgaagaccTCGAAATGAGGACAAAGGATCACAAATTGAAACATGGCACTGGCAGAACAATCGTACTAGCCATTATCAATAATGGAGTCAGTTTCGTGAATCTTTCTGAAACCCAGTTCAGTTTGACCCATAAAAATAAAATCACCGGTTATGTACATTAG
- a CDS encoding uncharacterized protein (EggNog:ENOG503NYK9; COG:O) produces the protein MICARCGLRGHKAIDCSNKARKKQYCRTCDLFNHDDDNCPNIWRSYLLNKQPQQHSLKDVQLPVIYCYNCGDSTHFGDECKEARTSRVPNLSGSAFSGSNLPQQLRKTYFDRLFDTKLPQRPQVRRPDNGYKNSNNRAQFKPYNNNPIVSNNSYNLNPKRRFDNGPQDNRNGGPIRNQARRGGAGGRSGGNDPSRPAPTRSGFIDRKKSGFNNFY, from the coding sequence ATGATATGTGCTCGATGTGGCCTTCGTGGTCATAAAGCCATCGATTGTTCTAACAAAGCCAGAAAGAAACAGTATTGCAGGACGTGTGATTTGTTCAATCACGATGACGACAACTGTCCCAATATCTGGAGACTGTATCTTTTGAATAAGCAGCCTCAACAGCATTCACTCAAGGATGTCCAGCTTCCGGTGATATATTGTTACAACTGCGGCGATAGCACCCATTTTGGAGATGAATGTAAAGAGGCACGTACCTCCCGCGTGCCCAACTTATCAGGAAGTGCGTTCTCTGGTTCTAATCTCCCACAACAACTAAGAAAGACATACTTTGATCGTCTCTTTGATACTAAACTTCCCCAGAGACCCCAAGTCCGCAGACCAGATAATGGCTACAAGAATTCCAATAATAGAGCCCAATTTAAGCCCTATAACAACAACCCTATTGTCAGCAATAACTCCTACAACTTAAATCCAAAGAGAAGGTTCGATAATGGACCCCAGGATAATCGTAATGGGGGCCCCATCCGTAACCAAGCCCGCAGAGGAGGAGCTGGTGGCAGGAGTGGTGGCAACGACCCAAGTCGCCCGGCCCCCACAAGAAGTGGGTTCATCGACCGTAAGAAGTCTGgattcaacaacttctaCTAA
- the CHO1 gene encoding CDP-diacylglycerol-serine O-phosphatidyltransferase (EggNog:ENOG503NU2S; COG:I; BUSCO:EOG09263MR4) encodes MSYSTGVKKVESAIDSDNDLTDSEIPRAPIRRSSSLFSLSSNQEPLPRPEKHEYAAFIEDSRHFSLIRNLHMADFITLLNGFSGFYSIISCLRFALTDDKKYVQRAHFFICLGLFFDFFDGRVARLRNKSSLMGQELDSLADLISFSVSPATIAFAIGFRSTVDVLILTFWVLCGLTRLARFNISTNNIPKDKTGKSQYFEGLPVPTNLVWVLFMAYLVYKDKILGDLPGDIFLQDTFLEFHSISLLFIIQGCGEISKSLHIPKP; translated from the coding sequence ATGAGTTACTCTACTGGCGTGAAAAAAGTTGAGTCTGCTATTGACTCGGACAATGACTTAACTGATTCTGAAATCCCCCGTGCTCCAATAAGAAGatcatcatctttgttttctctttcttcaaaccaAGAACCTTTACCAAGACCAGAAAAGCACGAATATGCTGCGTTTATTGAAGATAGCAGACATTTTTCATTGATCAGAAACCTCCATATGGCTGACTTTATTACCTTACTCAACGGTTTCAGTGGCTTCTATTCAATTATTAGTTGTCTTCGTTTTGCGTTGACTGATGATAAGAAGTATGTACAAAGAGCTCACTTTTTCATTTGTTTGGGGCTTTTTTTCGATTTTTTTGATGGCAGAGTTGCCAGATTAAGAAACAAAAGTAGTCTCATGGGACAAGAATTGGACTCCTTAGCCGATTTGATTAGTTTTTCAGTGTCTCCAGCTACCATTGCTTTCGCGATCGGATTCAGAAGCACGGTAGATGTGTTGATATTAACTTTTTGGGTGTTGTGCGGATTGACTAGATTGGCTAGATTCAATATCTCCACCAATAACATCCCCAAGGATAAGACGGGAAAATCTCAATACTTTGAAGGGTTACCAGTTCCAACTAACTTGGTGTGGGTTTTGTTTATGGCATATTTGGTGTATAAAGACAAGATTTTGGGAGATTTGCCAGGAGATATATTTTTGCAAGACACCTTTTTAGAATTTCATTCTATTAGCTTATTGTTCATTATTCAAGGATGTGGAGAAATCTCCAAGAGCTTACACATTCCTAAACCTTGA
- a CDS encoding uncharacterized protein (EggNog:ENOG503PVHH), with translation MIRTLIKNSSFKINPFEHLDSRSIQSMDKILSILNSKAEKQPDSNPIDKYERFGQQVFKYKIIRYLNDKNILARDSRIWRNTRSKYRDFFNDSIKDYNNYLQQNIGRDYVGIAKFFIHHDLGCIHSLDKPLDTMLAVPDKEVDYGLPALKIPSAQAYTSHNPYMIIGSLSSKKNNLYLLPFLVNHKKMVTHMVHRHQIKQDISLMPPELFHGLMEAYNYEGEVLYEILVKKFLASEPHYSKDDFMENRFITNSNKVKVVVARQSNFPTRLSSLRDYKHTLNLLDNVNPSKVMINHFNIFLAMWFRTNRTSALKWLELLMKYYYTNQDIDLEDILYDQAIDDYEQLLKVDINRLDLRKEAKKRMMVS, from the coding sequence ATGATAAGGACGCTAATAAAGAACAGCCTGTTTAAAATAAATCCTTTTGAACACCTAGACTCTAGGTCGATTCAGTCCATGGATAAGATATTGAGTATTCTCAATTCCAAAGCTGAAAAACAACCCGACAGCAATCCGATAGACAAGTACGAGAGATTTGGTCAACAGGTCTTCAAGTATAAGATAATAAGATATTTGaatgacaagaacatcCTTGCACGAGATTCAAGAATATGGAGAAATACCAGAAGCAAATACAGAGATTTCTTCAACGACTCCATCAAAGACTACAATAATTATCTCCAACAGAATATTGGCCGAGACTATGTAGGTATtgccaagttcttcattCACCACGATTTGGGGTGTATACACTCTCTAGACAAGCCACTAGACACCATGTTGGCAGTTCCCGATAAAGAGGTTGACTATGGTCTCCCTGCCTTGAAAATTCCCTCTGCCCAAGCATACACATCTCACAATCCATATATGATCATAGGAAGCTTGTccctgaagaagaacaattTGTACTTGCTTCCGTTTTTGGTGAACCacaagaaaatggtgaCTCATATGGTTCATAGACACCAAATTAAGCAAGATATTTCCCTAATGCCACCTGAACTCTTCCACGGATTAATGGAAGCATATAACTACGAAGGAGAAGTGCTATACGAGATTCTTGTGAAGAAGTTTCTAGCCTCAGAACCTCATTACCTGAAGGACGACTTCATGGAAAACAgattcatcaccaactcgaACAAGGTGAAAGTGGTAGTAGCCAGGCAGAGTAACTTCCCCACCAGACTCAGTTCACTTCGTGATTATAAGCACACGCTTAATTTATTGGATAATGTGAATCCTTCAAAGGTAATGATAAACCATTTCAACATATTTCTTGCCATGTGGTTCAGAACAAATAGAACACTGGCATTGAAGTGGCTCgaattgttgatgaaatatTACTACACAAACCAGGATATCgatcttgaagatatttTATATGATCAGGCTATAGATGATTATGAGCAGTTGCTTAAGGTAGATATCAATCGGTTGGACTTACGAAAGGAAGCTAAGAAAAGGATGATGGTTTCCTAA
- a CDS encoding uncharacterized protein (COG:S; EggNog:ENOG503Q6VN): protein METYEPKITIRLLPPTLNRSEFENQLRHYTDKKYQSSYYVEGRLPENPYEVPKFSVCYISFKNSTESTEFVQEIKGKHFSDANEDAFVPQITSSLNKAMIAKTKTPKPPTESKKSSLEGDGMFLKFKKMYEKGEQSKFNLSDEMNKLKGRVKKERRKTVPEKKKVGRAKKQAEEQKKESKRVINQTKNSSTEGRSSLPKPPGKRSKSRTPNKEDQVSVESLKDKENKSKYPKEENKKTTKKDDEKNQEKKGNPKSKSTSSKTKTDKDNDRTKAKGIKNSVIKAEEMQSKKSNKPRGNPGKVLFREGTPTLKKDSRSGSRPGSNSKQDNTHEPSSSGFMKPDNYKKDVK from the coding sequence ATGGAAACATACGAACCAAAGATCACCATCCGACTTCTACCGCCGACTTTAAATCGTCTGGAGTTCGAAAACCAGCTACGTCATTATACTGATAAGAAATACCAGCTGTCTTATTATGTTGAGGGAAGGCTTCCTGAAAATCCCTACGAAGTCCCCAAGTTTTCGGTGTGCTATatttcattcaagaactccaCAGAATCCACAGAATTTGTGCAAGAGATCAAAGGAAAACATTTTAGTGATGCAAATGAAGATGCTTTCGTACCTCAGATTACAAGCAGTTTGAACAAAGCAATGATAGCCAAAACGAAGACCCCAAAACCTCCCACGGAGAGTAAAAAGAGTCTGCTAGAAGGAGATGGAATGTTCCTCAAGTTTAAGAAGATGTATGAAAAGGGAGAACAACTGAAATTTAATCTTTCTGATGAGATGAACAAGCTTAAAGGACGTGTTAAAAAAGAGAGGAGAAAAACTGTGCctgaaaagaagaaggtaGGACGAGCAAAGAAACAGGCAGAAGAGCAAAAGAAAGAATCCAAACGAGTCATTAATCAAACCAAAAATTCCTCAACAGAAGGTAGAAGCTCGTTACCAAAACCGCCAGGAAAACGTTCAAAGTCAAGGACGCCAAACAAAGAGGACCAAGTATCAGTAGAGCTGTTAAAGGACAAGGAAAACAAGCTGAAGTACCCAAAGGAggaaaacaagaaaaccaccaaaaaagacGATGAGAAGAACCAAGAAAAGAAAGGGAATCCGAAGTCAaagtcaacaagttctAAAACGAAAACTGATAAAGATAATGATCGTACGAAAGCAAAAGGGATCAAAAATAGTGTGATTAAGGCTGAAGAAATGCAGTCgaagaagtcaaacaaACCCCGTGGAAATCCAGGAAAAGTACTTTTCAGAGAAGGAACTCCCACTTTGAAAAAGGACTCAAGATCAGGAAGTAGACCAGGTAGTAATTCTAAGCAAGACAATACGCATGAGCCATCTTCATCTGGCTTTATGAAGCCAGACAATTATAAGAAAGATGTAAAATAA